A genomic segment from Gossypium hirsutum isolate 1008001.06 chromosome D04, Gossypium_hirsutum_v2.1, whole genome shotgun sequence encodes:
- the LOC107898536 gene encoding ubiquitin domain-containing protein DSK2a isoform X1, with protein sequence MGAGGDSSESRLGGNGGGEEGVTVNIRCSNGTKFTVRTNLESTVGSFKALLAQNCDIPADQQRLIYKGRILKDDQTLQSYGLQADHTIHMVRGFAPSSSTPPPSATTNVATDNTTPGVTRGIGSNDGAGLGASLFPGLNPLGGGGGSGGFGLFGSGLPEFEQVQQQLTQNPNMMREIMNTPAIQSLMNNPELMRSLIMSNPQMREIIDRNPELGHILNDPSILRQTLEAARNPELMREMMRNTDRAMSNIEASPEGFNMLRRMYENVQEPFLNATTMGGNNGNSPATNPFAALLGNQGGSQARSSPINTSTTGSETAQGQTSPNTNPLPNPWSNTAGGGVTQTNATTRPNPAGDARTPGVGGMGGLGLPDLPPMLNGMPDASQLTQLLQNPAISQMMQSIISNPQYMNQIMNLNPQLRGMFDMNPQLRDMMQNPEVLRQMFSPETMQQMLALQQSLLSLNRQQSTPDSAQTGGTTAAPGTANLDLLMNMFGGLGAGGLGVPNQPDVPPEELYAPQLSQLQEMGFYDTQENIRALRATAGNVHAAVERLLGNSGQ encoded by the exons ATGGGTGCGGGAGGCGATTCAAGTGAGTCACGACTCGGTGGAAATGGAGGAGGTGAAGAAGGAGTGACGGTTAATATACGCTGCTCGAACGGTACGAAATTTACGGTGAGGACCAATCTCGAATCCACCGTTGGATCTTTCAAAGCTCTTTTGGCTCAAAATTGCGATATCCCAGCTGATCAGCAACGGTTGATTTATAAAGGGCGAATCCTGAAAGACGACCAAACCCTTCAAAGTTATG GTTTGCAAGCTGATCATACCATTCACATGGTTCGTGGTTTCGCCCCATCTTCATCTACGCCTCCTCCTTCAGCTACCACAAATGTTGCAACTGATAACACTACGCCAGGGGTTACTCGGGGTATTGGTTCGAATGATGGTGCTGGTCTTGGGGCATCTTTATTCCCTGGACTTAATCCACTTGGTGGTGGCGGCGGCAGCGGTGGTTTTGGTTTGTTTGGATCCGGACTTCCTGAATTTGAACAAGTACAGCAACAACTAACTCAAAATCCCAACATGATGAGGGAAATAATGAATACGCCAGCTATTCAAAGTTTGATGAATAACCCGGAGTTGATGCGTAGTTTGATTATGAGCAATCCTCAAATGCGTGAGATTATTGATAGGAATCCGGAGCTTGGACATATACTTAATGATCCTAGCATTCTTCGACAGACATTAGAAGCTGCAAGAAACCCTGAACTCATGCGTGAAATGATGCGAAACACCGATAGAGCTATGAGTAATATTGAAGCTTCTCCTGAGGGATTTAACATGCTTAGGCGCATGTATGAAAATGTTCAAGAGCCGTTTTTGAATGCTACGACTATGGGTGGAAATAATGGAAATAGTCCGGCTACAAACCCATTTGCTGCTTTATTGGGCAATCAAGGTGGTTCTCAAGCTAGAAGTTCACCTATTAACACTTCTACGACTGGTTCTGAAACCGCCCAAGGCCAAACTTCCCCGAATACGAATCCTCTGCCTAATCCTTGGAGCAACACTGCTGGTGGTG GGGTTACCCAGACCAATGCTACTACAAGGCCAAATCCTGCTGGGGATGCCAGGACACCAGGTGTTGGTGGTATGGGAGGCCTTGGACTTCCGGATCTGCCACCCATGTTGAATGGAATGCCAGATGCTTCTCAGTTGACCCAGTTATTGCAAAACCCGGCAATTTCTCAGATGATGCAGAGCATAATATCTAATCCCCAATATATGAATCAG ATCATGAATCTCAACCCCCAACTACGTGGCATGTTTGATATGAATCCTCAATTGAGAGATATGATGCAAAACCCTGAAGTACTACGTCAGATGTTTTCCCCCGAGACAATGCAG CAAATGCTAGCTTTACAGCAATCGCTTCTGTCTCTCAATCGGCAGCAATCAACCCC GGACTCAGCACAGACTGGCGGTACTACAG CGGCACCGGGAACTGCCAATCTAGACTTGTTGATGAATATGTTTGGCGGTCTGGGCGCTGGTGGCCTTGGTGTCCCCAACCAACCCGATG TTCCCCCTGAAGAACTTTACGCTCCACAATTATCACAACTCCAAGAAATGGGTTTCTACGATACACAAGAGAATATCAGAGCATTACGAGCTACTGCCGGAAACGTCCATGCTGCAGTCGAGAGACTTCTGGGAAATTCCGGGCAGTAG
- the LOC107898534 gene encoding protein NRT1/ PTR FAMILY 8.3 gives MGSVDEERSLLEAELDRAENSGLYTGDGSVDFNGNPVLKQNTGNWKACPFILGNECCERLAYYGIATNLVSYLTKKLHEGNASAARNVTTWQGTCYVTPLIGAVLADAYWGRYWTIAAFSTIYFIGMCTLTLSASIPALKPAECVGSICPSATPAQYVVFFFGLYLIALGTGGIKPCVSSFGADQFDDTDPKERVKKGSFFNWFYFSVNIGALISSSLLVWIQDNAGWGLGFGIPALFMGLAIGSFFTGTSLYRFQRPGGSPITRMCQVLVAAFHKRNLKVPEDSSLLYETGDNHSAIEGSRKLEHSEELKCLDNAAIVTDAETKSGDFSNPWRLCTVTQVEELKILIRMFPIWATGIVFSAVYAQMSTMFVEQGMMMDTKIGSFTIPPASLSSFDVISVIFWVPIYDKIIVPIARKFTRKERGFSELQRMGIGLFISVLCMSAAALVEIKRLQLAKELDLVDKQVAVPINILWQIPQYFLLGAAEVCTFIGQLEFFYDQSPDAMRSLCSALSLLTTSLGNYLSSFILTLVIYFTTKGGEIGWIPDNLNEGHLDYFFWLLAGLSFLNMLIYTLCAAKYKQKKAS, from the exons ATGGGATCTGTCGATGAAGAGAGATCGCTGTTGGAAGCTGAGCTTGATCGG GCTGAAAACAGTGGGCTTTACACTGGGGATGGCTCTGTTGACTTTAATGGGAATCCTGTTTTGAAGCAAAATACTGGAAATTGGAAAGCATGCCCTTTCATTTTGG GTAATGAATGTTGTGAGAGATTGGCTTATTATGGGATAGCAACTAATCTTGTAAGTTACTTGACCAAGAAACTACATGAAGGAAATGCATCAGCTGCAAGGAATGTGACTACTTGGCAAGGAACTTGTTACGTTACACCTCTCATTGGAGCTGTTTTAGCAGATGCATATTGGGGAAGATATTGGACAATTGCTGCTTTCTCCACTATTTACTTCATT GGAATGTGTACATTAACACTCTCGGCATCAATTCCTGCACTGAAACCTGCTGAATGTGTGGGTTCTATTTGTCCCTCAGCTACTCCAGCTCAGTATGTTGTATTTTTCTTTGGGCTTTATCTGATTGCATTAGGGACGGGTGGAATCAAACCGTGTGTTTCATCTTTTGGGGCCGATCAGTTTGATGATACTGATCCCAAAGAAAGGGTGAAGAAAGGGTCCTTTTTCAATTGGTTCTATTTTTCCGTCAACATTGGCGCTTTGATCTCAAGCAGTCTTTTAGTGTGGATTCAAGACAATGCTGGATGGGGTCTCGGATTTGGCATTCCAGCATTATTTATGGGCCTTGCAATCGGAAGTTTTTTCACAGGTACATCTCTTTATAGATTTCAACGACCTGGAGGAAGCCCTATTACAAGAATGTGCCAGGTTTTGGTTGCAGCATTTCATAAACGGAACCTCAAGGTTCCTGAAGATAGTAGTCTCCTATATGAAACTGGTGACAACCACTCTGCCATAGAAGGAAGTCGGAAACTGGAGCACAGTGAAGAGTTGAA GTGCCTAGATAACGCTGCCATAGTCACTGATGCCGAAACCAAAAGTGGGGACTTCTCAAACCCTTGGAGGCTTTGCACTGTAACACAAGTGGAGGAATTGAAAATCTTGATCCGCATGTTTCCCATATGGGCAACTGGAATTGTGTTCTCTGCCGTATATGCCCAAATGTCAACTATGTTTGTGGAACAAGGGATGATGATGGACACAAAAATCGGTTCTTTCACTATTCCTCCTGCTTCTCTCTCGTCTTTTGATGTTATCAGTGTTATTTTTTGGGTTCCCATCTATGATAAGATCATTGTTCCAATTGCAAGAAAGTTCACACGTAAAGAGCGTGGCTTCTCAGAGTTGCAACGTATGGGAATTGGTCTCTTTATTTCAGTCCTATGCATGTCAGCCGCAGCTTTGGTGGAGATCAAGAGATTGCAGCTCGCAAAAGAGCTAGATTTGGTTGATAAACAAGTTGCCGTACCCATTAATATTCTTTGGCAAATACCTCAATATTTCTTGCTGGGTGCTGCAGAGGTTTGCACATTTATCGGACAGCTTGAGTTCTTCTATGATCAATCCCCTGATGCCATGCGGAGTTTATGTAGTGCGCTTTCACTTCTAACTACATCTTTGGGCAACTACTTGAGTTCTTTTATTTTGACCCTTGTAATTTACTTCACAACAAAGGGTGGCGAGATTGGTTGGATACCGGACAACCTTAACGAGGGTCATCTCGACTATTTCTTCTGGCTCTTGGCCGGTCTCAGCTTCTTAAACATGTTGATATATACCCTATGTGCTGCCAAGTACAAGCAAAAGAAGGCTTCTTGA
- the LOC107898536 gene encoding ubiquitin domain-containing protein DSK2b isoform X2, giving the protein MGAGGDSSESRLGGNGGGEEGVTVNIRCSNGTKFTVRTNLESTVGSFKALLAQNCDIPADQQRLIYKGRILKDDQTLQSYGLQADHTIHMVRGFAPSSSTPPPSATTNVATDNTTPGVTRGIGSNDGAGLGASLFPGLNPLGGGGGSGGFGLFGSGLPEFEQVQQQLTQNPNMMREIMNTPAIQSLMNNPELMRSLIMSNPQMREIIDRNPELGHILNDPSILRQTLEAARNPELMREMMRNTDRAMSNIEASPEGFNMLRRMYENVQEPFLNATTMGGNNGNSPATNPFAALLGNQGGSQARSSPINTSTTGSETAQGQTSPNTNPLPNPWSNTAGGGVTQTNATTRPNPAGDARTPGVGGMGGLGLPDLPPMLNGMPDASQLTQLLQNPAISQMMQSIISNPQYMNQIMNLNPQLRGMFDMNPQLRDMMQNPEVLRQMFSPETMQVKGPLWSLSKKLEKFSPCLFRKLATNNKQSPS; this is encoded by the exons ATGGGTGCGGGAGGCGATTCAAGTGAGTCACGACTCGGTGGAAATGGAGGAGGTGAAGAAGGAGTGACGGTTAATATACGCTGCTCGAACGGTACGAAATTTACGGTGAGGACCAATCTCGAATCCACCGTTGGATCTTTCAAAGCTCTTTTGGCTCAAAATTGCGATATCCCAGCTGATCAGCAACGGTTGATTTATAAAGGGCGAATCCTGAAAGACGACCAAACCCTTCAAAGTTATG GTTTGCAAGCTGATCATACCATTCACATGGTTCGTGGTTTCGCCCCATCTTCATCTACGCCTCCTCCTTCAGCTACCACAAATGTTGCAACTGATAACACTACGCCAGGGGTTACTCGGGGTATTGGTTCGAATGATGGTGCTGGTCTTGGGGCATCTTTATTCCCTGGACTTAATCCACTTGGTGGTGGCGGCGGCAGCGGTGGTTTTGGTTTGTTTGGATCCGGACTTCCTGAATTTGAACAAGTACAGCAACAACTAACTCAAAATCCCAACATGATGAGGGAAATAATGAATACGCCAGCTATTCAAAGTTTGATGAATAACCCGGAGTTGATGCGTAGTTTGATTATGAGCAATCCTCAAATGCGTGAGATTATTGATAGGAATCCGGAGCTTGGACATATACTTAATGATCCTAGCATTCTTCGACAGACATTAGAAGCTGCAAGAAACCCTGAACTCATGCGTGAAATGATGCGAAACACCGATAGAGCTATGAGTAATATTGAAGCTTCTCCTGAGGGATTTAACATGCTTAGGCGCATGTATGAAAATGTTCAAGAGCCGTTTTTGAATGCTACGACTATGGGTGGAAATAATGGAAATAGTCCGGCTACAAACCCATTTGCTGCTTTATTGGGCAATCAAGGTGGTTCTCAAGCTAGAAGTTCACCTATTAACACTTCTACGACTGGTTCTGAAACCGCCCAAGGCCAAACTTCCCCGAATACGAATCCTCTGCCTAATCCTTGGAGCAACACTGCTGGTGGTG GGGTTACCCAGACCAATGCTACTACAAGGCCAAATCCTGCTGGGGATGCCAGGACACCAGGTGTTGGTGGTATGGGAGGCCTTGGACTTCCGGATCTGCCACCCATGTTGAATGGAATGCCAGATGCTTCTCAGTTGACCCAGTTATTGCAAAACCCGGCAATTTCTCAGATGATGCAGAGCATAATATCTAATCCCCAATATATGAATCAG ATCATGAATCTCAACCCCCAACTACGTGGCATGTTTGATATGAATCCTCAATTGAGAGATATGATGCAAAACCCTGAAGTACTACGTCAGATGTTTTCCCCCGAGACAATGCAG GTAAAAGGACCGCTCTGGTCCCTCTcaaaaaaattggagaaatttAGTCCTTGTCTATTTCGAAAGTTAGCAACTAATAACAAGCAATCACCAAGTTAA